In Candidatus Sysuiplasma jiujiangense, the genomic window CTGCAGAAATCACCGGGGCTGATGTATTTCCGGGAATTTCATGCCATTCTGAACAGCAGGGAAAATGCCGGAATTTCGGAACTGATGCATTTTGCGGTCGACAATTGCGGATACGGCCTGCTGGTGCTTTCCTCGGCCGGCGGCGTCCAGGCATATGCCAACGTGCTGAAATTCATGGACATGGTCCTGGAAGCAGAGAGGGAAATTCCCGACAGAAAGGGTGTAATCGACTTTCTCCTCTCGTTGGAGGAGGCAGGCGGCAGCGAAGAAGCACCACTGAACGACGACAGAAGCGACGCAGTCAGACTGATGACGGTCCATGCGTCCAAAGGGCTGGAATTCCCGGTGGTATTCATAGCGGATTCGATCCGCTCAAACAGCTCGAGATTCGGAGACATGCTGATACACAAAATGTACGGCCTGGTATTCAGAGTCCGTGACGACGGTTTCAACCCCCTCCATGAACTGTCCGTAGACATAATGAGCGACGTGAATGCGGCGGAGACTGAAAGGGTTGACAGCGAAGAGAGGAGAATACTGTATGTGGCGATGACAAGGGCCAGGGACAGACTCTATATTTCCATTCCGGAGGGCACAGCAAGAAACGGAAGCTGGGCCACACTCGTCCTGGGATTCCTGAAGTCGCGGAATTTCACAATTCCCGCTGGTCATGATGCTGAGGTGAGACAGGGAGATATCACACTGCGCGTGGTCAGGAGCCCGGAAAGGAGAGAGAGTATCCGGGAAACCAGAGGGTATAATCTCGCCGGCATGCCGATTCTGAATGAAAGTTCGCTGACGCTGGATATCGAACGCCTCAGGGAACAGGAATGGCTGCGCCTGACGCCGTCCGAAGTTGCAAACTTCCTCACCTGCCCCTACCGCATAGCACTTTCAGCCGGAAAGTCAGGAGGGAGCAGAGACAGCAAAGACAGTATGAAGGCGAAGGAGAGAGGGAGTATGATACACCTCTTTCTCGAACATTACGACTACATTAAAGGTACAATGCCGGAATATCTGAAGAAGGTATCCGGCGATCTTTACGGAGAGGCGCTCAGAGTGTCTATGAAATTCATCGATTCCCGGCTCGGAGCACTTGCCGGAAAGGCCGCAGCTGAAGGCAGATTGAGGAGAGAAGTGCAGTTCAGCTCCAGGTACGGCCGTTTCATACTGAACGGAAAGATAGACATGCTGGCGGAAACGGATGGACGGAGACTGATAATAGACTACAAGAGCGGAAATCTCGAAGGCGGCGAGGCGGAAAACAGATATCAGCTGATGATTTACGCATCCGCGGCTGCAAAGATTTACGGTCCCTGCGACATTGAACTGTTCAACTTTTATCTTGACAGGGAGAAGGAGGTTGAAAACTATACCGTTACCGGAGAAGATATCAGAACGTTCGACGCATTCCTTGCGGAAGCGCTTAATTCATATGCGTCGCGTAATTTCGTTCCCAGACCGTCCGCTGCAAACTGCCTGCACTGCCGGGTTGCAGAATCCTGCACCTTCCGTTATGGCAGCACAGCCTGACCTGGCAGGTCCCGGGTTCCTGTCTGGTCCAGCCTTGTTCTACCTGCTGATTGAAATAATATCATCCCATAGCTACCTGCTGATTGAAATAATATCATCCCATAGACCCGAGGGAATATCATGCCGGCAATAGTTTCAGCGGGTTTTTCCAGATTTGGAAAGAGGGAAGACAGCATACTGAGCATCATTTCAGAGTCGGCGCTTCCGATTGTGAGGAAATACAGGGATGAGATAGATTTTGTCATATTGTCGAACTCCTATTCGGGAGAATTCAACGGCGTGTCGGGGCTTAACAATCTGGCAACAACCTACCTTTCGATTGACGACACGCCATCAATGCGCGTAGACAATACTAGCGGCAGCGGAGGCGGCGCAATTCTTGCAGCATCATCGCTCATCAAATCGGGTGATGCAAAGAGGATTCTTGTCATCGGTGCGGAAAAGATGTCTGAAAAACCAACGAGGGAGGTCACATCGATCATATCGTCACTTCTTGGCGAGAGGGAAAAGTCCTCGGGCATTTCGCTTCCCTCTCTTGCGGGGCTGATGACCAAGAGATATATGGAAAAATACGGTGCGAGCAGGGAATCGGTCGCAAAGGTCGCGGTCAAAAACCATGAAAACGGGGCAAGAAATCCATATGCGCATATACAGAAGAGGGTGACGCTCGAGGAGGTCCTGTCGTCGAGGACGATTGTGGACCCCCTGAAACTCTATGAAATCAGCCCCATAAGCGACGGTTCGTCCTCGCTGCTCATGGTGGACGACGCCGAGGCGGACAGCTATACCGACAGGCCGGTGTTCATCAGGGGCATGGGCATCGCCTCCGATTCCTCGTACATAACAGAGAGAGAGGAACTGACCGAATTGAAGGCAGTGGAGAGGGCCGGGGAAATTGCGATGAGGGCCGCCGGAACGAGGGAATTCGACTTTGCAGAACTGCACGACATGGCGACAATACTGGAGATTGTTCAGTCGGAGGCTCTGGGCTTCTTCGAAAAAGGTAAAGGATGGAAGGCGGTTACCGAAGGATTGACCGGGATTGACGGAGATTTCCCGATAAACACAAGCGGCGGCCTCAATGCGAAAGGGCATCCGATAGGCGCGAGCGGCATAGCACAGGTAGGTGAGGCTTTTCTCCAGCTGAGGGGGGAGGCAGGCAAAAGGCAGGTTGACGGTGCAATGTGCGGCCTTACACTAAGCATGGCGGGCTTCGGCAATTCGGCCACGGTGACGGTTCTGGGGGTGTAGACATGAAAGTAAATGTATGCACAGGATGCGGCTATGAGTCGTTTGAGAAGAGGGCCGTCTGCCCGAAATGCCTTGGCGAAAAATTCGGCGAGCTGAACCGCAGCGACGAGGACGTTATTCCGCTGGTGGAAGCGGTCCTGTTTGTAACGCCCGCCGGCTTCGAGGAGAGCTATACGATCGAAATAGCAAAGGTCGGCGGCACCTTAGCATTGCTCCGGCACGACTAATTCCGATCTTCAGGCTGCTCACGCAGAAGGGGGATGACCATGCATCATGGGCGCATCAGCTTCTGCGGGCGGCAATGTAAAGGAGGACGGCTTCCCGCCCCGCGATCATTGCGGAGCGGATATCATACTGGTTCCTCTCGCTGATCGATAAATCGGGCCGGCCTTGCAGGCTTTCGGCAAACGCCACTCCAAGCGACCGGGCCTTCCTTCTGTAGGCAGCATTTCTTACCCTGTCCAGACTGTTGAGGCTTCTTTCGGTAACAGTGACTTGAGCGCTTCCGGCGGTTGCCAGAATTTCGTCCTGATGTTTGTATATGCTGGAATCAATCATCAGGCTACGCTTCCTGGGCAGGTTTTCATATGTCCTGTTCGGGAGACAGTACAGCCCCTCTCCGTTGAATTTCTCGTTCAGGCGGACATCCACCTTCGCTTCCGCAAGTGCCCTTTCATAATAGCGGACGAGGGCCGAGAAAGCCTCTTTCTTTTCTCTGTCGGTTATGTCGAGAAGCTGCCCGCCCAGTCTGTCCCGCATCTCATACAGCGTAACCTTTATTCCCGCGCGTGATGCAAACAGAGCGGCCTCCATTCCTTTTATGCCCCCGCCGGCAATGCTCATTGCCCTCACGCCTTCAGCGCAGGGCAGTGCGGCATAGAGCTCAAAACCTGTGTCGGGATTCACCGTGCATCTCACTTCGCCAAATGTGATGTCCCTGCAGGCCTGGTTGCACCTAATGCACGGCCTGTTGTTCCTCCCCTGGATCATGTTGATAGCGAAGAAGGGATCTGCGAGCAGCGCCCTGCCAACTGCCACAAAGTCCGATTTCGCAAGGACCCTGAGCGCGTCGTCGCCGTCCAGCACTGATCCAGCAACAATGGAGGTTACCGCCGGTTTACGCGGTAGCCTGTCTGAAATATGCGTTCTCTTCTCATAGAAGGAAGCGGACGAACCCGGAGGGGAAAACCTTCCGGCAGAGAAGTGAACGTAATCTGCGGAGTGCAGTGCTTCAGCTATCTTCAGCCCATAATCAGGTCCGTATCCGTCCGTTTCATCCTCATAGAGGCTCAGCCTTATCCCGAGGTTGATGTCCACCTCGCTTCTGATTGCATCGATGACGGACTGCGCGAATTTCAGCCGCCCTTCAAAATTTCTGCCGTAGCTGTCGTTCCGGTGGTTGAGAGACGGTGACAGGAAGGAATGTATGAGATATCCATGGGCTCCATGCAACTCTATTCCGTCGAAGTTGGAGCTCTTTGCAACAGACGCGGCCCTGACAAAATCGCCGATTACCTCGTCTATTTCCCCCTGATCCATTGAACCCGGGACAAGGCCCATATAATCGACACTGGAAGGCGCCCTGGGTGGCTCGGGATTTGTTTCCAGCTGTGCTTTGCCGCCGGCGTGAACAAGCTGAGCGAAAATGTATGCTTCATGTGAATGCACCCTCTCTGTCAGCCTTCTCAGCTTGGGAATAAAATCCGAATTGTGAAAACCGAGTTCGTTTCTCGATCCCCTTGCGTTCCTGCCGTTTATGTATGAATATTCGGTTATTATGAGAGATACGCCGCCCTTTGCTCTTGCCTCAAGGTACGCGATATGATTTTCGTTTGTCGAGCCGTCGGGATTGGCCAGATTGGAAATCATCGGTGCCATTACAATCCTGTTCCTGAGTTCCAGGCTGCCGATTGTTCCCTTTTCTGAAAGCCTGTTTTTAGTCATTGAGCGGGTCAATCTTGACGAAATATCTGAACTTTGTCAAAAGCAGTCTCGATGATGCAGGCGCAGCGCAGAGGAAGGCTGCGAAAATATTGCCTGACATACGGAGTTTCCGTTCAAAATCAGGGCAGGAATATTACGCCTTTGGCCTGCAGCCTCTGTATTTCTGCCTGGCTGTATCCCATCTGTGAAAGAATGATGCCGCTCTGCTCCCCAAGAAGGGGCGGCGCGCTCCTGACCGTACCGGGCGTCCGGCTCATATTGAACGGCGAGCCTACCGTCTTTATTCTCCCGTAGGAGGAATGGGTTATTTCGGCAATCATTCCCCTTTCGGCGACCTGCTCATTTTCCAGCGCCTCGCTGACCGAATTAATCCTTGCAGCCGGAACGCCTGCGGATTCGAGTCTGGAAAGCAGCTCGGCAGTGGTTCTGGATGAAAAGACGGCCTCTATTCTCTTCAGCATGTACTGGCGGTTTCTTACGCGCTCGGAGTTGGATTTCAGCAGTGCATCTTCAGCCAGTTCAGGCGATCCTATCGCGCTGCAGAATGAGGCCCACAGCTTCTCGCTTCCCACGGCGATTGCTAGATAGCCGTCTGAAGTACTGAAAACCTGATAGGGCGCAATGCTTGAATGTGCCGACCCGAGTCTTTCCGGATTCCTGCCGGTGGCGAAATAGGCAGCTGCCTGATGGGTCAGCGTAAGAAGGTTGCAGTCCAGCATAGACATGTCGATGTACTGCCCTTCCCCCGTGCGCCCTCTGTGGAAGAGGGCGGATAGAATGGCTGTGGAAGCAAAGAGGCCTGATGTTATATCGGTTATGGGAACGCCGAACTTGACCGGCGCCCCCTCAGGTTCGCCTGTCAGGCTCATGAGTCCGCTGGAGGCAAGGATTGTGAGATCAAATCCGGGCCTGGAGCTGTAAGGCCCGGTCCTGCCGTATCCAGAGATGCTGCAATACACAATGTCATCGTTTATTGCCTTCGCGGATTCATAGTCTATAGACAGCCGCTCGGCCACGCCGGGCCTGAAATTCTCCACTATAACGTCCGAATCGCTGATGAGCCTTCCGACAATGTCCCGCGCCTCCGCTTTTCTGAGATCAATGGCAATGCTCCTCTTGTTTCTGTTCACGCTGATAAAGTAGGAAGAAACACCTTTGACTTCAGGCGGACGCCATGCCCTGGTTTCGTCGCCTTTTTCCGATTCGACCTTGATCACGTCAGCACCAAGATCCCCGAGGATCATGGTGCAGAATGGCCCCGACATGGCCCTGCTGAAATCCAGGACTGTGATGCCGCTGAGCGGGCCTTCAGTTTTTTGGCCTGAGCCCGAATTGCTCTTCATCGTCAGTTCGATACCGTCCTTGGTTCATAATCCTTTTTCAGCTGTAATTGGGAAAGACCAGGAATTAAGCGCGAAACGGCAGGATGGAGAATAAACTTCTCCGTCATTCGATTACAAAGGTTAATTCATCGCAATTGCATATAATGATGCGCCGATTGGAGATGAACAAACTTTCCGCCTCAAGACTTTCAGCAGTCAGCAACGGCGCACTTTCGGCAGCCAAGATTATAATCGGCCTTATCACCGGCTCCGTGGCGGTCCTCAGTGACGGAATACATTCGTTTACTGATGTAACGGCGTCTGTTTCCACAGCAGTCTCCGTGAAGAAGGCATCCATGCCTGCAGACACCATACATAAATTCGGACATGGAAAATTCGAAAATGTCTCCGGCGTTTTCGAATCGATCCTTCTGATTGCTACCAGCGTGATCATCGTCGCAGAGGCGTTCGACAGGGTGGTTGCGGGTGAGCACATAGTTTTCCTCGGCATAGCAATCATCACCATGATAATTTCAGCTGCCGTGGACTTTGCCGTATCCATTCCTGTCCGCAGGGCTTCCAGGAGAGAGGAGTCGATTGCCTTGAAAGTTGACAACGCCCATCTTACGACAGACGGCCTGGCATCCGTCGGGGTCGTCCTTGCACTGATTGCTGTGTATCTGACAGGCAACGTGCTTTTCGACATAATCGTCGCATTCATAATAGCGGCAGTAATGTCTTATTCCGGCATTTCCCTGCTGCTGGAATCGGGTGGTCCTCTGGTCGACGTGAAGATATCTGATGCGGACGAACAGACCGTCATCGGCATACTCTCCGAACACAAAGAAATCTGCAGATTCCATTCACTGAGGACGAGAAAGTCAGGAAATATCAGGTTCATCGATTTGCATCTCACTTTCAAGCCGAATACCACCGTTTACGAGGCTCACAGTGTCGTAGATGCAATTGAAACCAGGCTGAGAGAGCGGATACCAAACTGCAGCGCCCTGATACACATTGAGCCTGAAGGGGTTGAATGTGCTGACAGCATAGGCGATGACACGCTGAATCGCCGTAAAGGTCCCAACAGCTGATCAACGATTCATGGCGTATGACAGGTATGAATTCAGCCTGATTCCTGTCAGGATGCACCACCATTCAGGCCGATAAATCGCAGAGAGGGCAGAAAGACTCATGGCTGACGCGAAGCATCGATCCGAAAGTTGGAATTTTCTCATCTATCTCCGTCGACATTATTGCCCGGCATCCCTGCCATTCCTCAGGTTTGAGGGCAAGAAAATGTCAATACCCTTTATATTCGACAATTGCGCTGCTGCTTCTATGGCAGTCATGAAATCAGGGACCAGCCAAAAATCGATCAGCCTTTCTACGGATACGATAAGATTGGATGGTTCAGGAGTATCCGGTGATGCTCGCAGCGATAAAGTGTCTGTACTTGGAAATGCCAGGACAAGGATATACAGCTACCCTTCCTGCACTGCAGGGAAACCAGCCTCAAAGAGG contains:
- a CDS encoding cation diffusion facilitator family transporter, translated to MEMNKLSASRLSAVSNGALSAAKIIIGLITGSVAVLSDGIHSFTDVTASVSTAVSVKKASMPADTIHKFGHGKFENVSGVFESILLIATSVIIVAEAFDRVVAGEHIVFLGIAIITMIISAAVDFAVSIPVRRASRREESIALKVDNAHLTTDGLASVGVVLALIAVYLTGNVLFDIIVAFIIAAVMSYSGISLLLESGGPLVDVKISDADEQTVIGILSEHKEICRFHSLRTRKSGNIRFIDLHLTFKPNTTVYEAHSVVDAIETRLRERIPNCSALIHIEPEGVECADSIGDDTLNRRKGPNS
- a CDS encoding CoA transferase, translated to MKSNSGSGQKTEGPLSGITVLDFSRAMSGPFCTMILGDLGADVIKVESEKGDETRAWRPPEVKGVSSYFISVNRNKRSIAIDLRKAEARDIVGRLISDSDVIVENFRPGVAERLSIDYESAKAINDDIVYCSISGYGRTGPYSSRPGFDLTILASSGLMSLTGEPEGAPVKFGVPITDITSGLFASTAILSALFHRGRTGEGQYIDMSMLDCNLLTLTHQAAAYFATGRNPERLGSAHSSIAPYQVFSTSDGYLAIAVGSEKLWASFCSAIGSPELAEDALLKSNSERVRNRQYMLKRIEAVFSSRTTAELLSRLESAGVPAARINSVSEALENEQVAERGMIAEITHSSYGRIKTVGSPFNMSRTPGTVRSAPPLLGEQSGIILSQMGYSQAEIQRLQAKGVIFLP
- a CDS encoding thiolase family protein, which gives rise to MPAIVSAGFSRFGKREDSILSIISESALPIVRKYRDEIDFVILSNSYSGEFNGVSGLNNLATTYLSIDDTPSMRVDNTSGSGGGAILAASSLIKSGDAKRILVIGAEKMSEKPTREVTSIISSLLGEREKSSGISLPSLAGLMTKRYMEKYGASRESVAKVAVKNHENGARNPYAHIQKRVTLEEVLSSRTIVDPLKLYEISPISDGSSSLLMVDDAEADSYTDRPVFIRGMGIASDSSYITEREELTELKAVERAGEIAMRAAGTREFDFAELHDMATILEIVQSEALGFFEKGKGWKAVTEGLTGIDGDFPINTSGGLNAKGHPIGASGIAQVGEAFLQLRGEAGKRQVDGAMCGLTLSMAGFGNSATVTVLGV
- a CDS encoding NAD(P)-binding protein; this encodes MTKNRLSEKGTIGSLELRNRIVMAPMISNLANPDGSTNENHIAYLEARAKGGVSLIITEYSYINGRNARGSRNELGFHNSDFIPKLRRLTERVHSHEAYIFAQLVHAGGKAQLETNPEPPRAPSSVDYMGLVPGSMDQGEIDEVIGDFVRAASVAKSSNFDGIELHGAHGYLIHSFLSPSLNHRNDSYGRNFEGRLKFAQSVIDAIRSEVDINLGIRLSLYEDETDGYGPDYGLKIAEALHSADYVHFSAGRFSPPGSSASFYEKRTHISDRLPRKPAVTSIVAGSVLDGDDALRVLAKSDFVAVGRALLADPFFAINMIQGRNNRPCIRCNQACRDITFGEVRCTVNPDTGFELYAALPCAEGVRAMSIAGGGIKGMEAALFASRAGIKVTLYEMRDRLGGQLLDITDREKKEAFSALVRYYERALAEAKVDVRLNEKFNGEGLYCLPNRTYENLPRKRSLMIDSSIYKHQDEILATAGSAQVTVTERSLNSLDRVRNAAYRRKARSLGVAFAESLQGRPDLSISERNQYDIRSAMIAGREAVLLYIAARRS